One genomic segment of Desmodus rotundus isolate HL8 chromosome 5, HLdesRot8A.1, whole genome shotgun sequence includes these proteins:
- the ELMOD3 gene encoding ELMO domain-containing protein 3 isoform X2 — translation MNEKSCSFHNEKELRNGQIEGVSAGYSLPCDEDNSALLAFREIPISQLKNRSILRALTTEACAWAPGVVSPEVLKAQGEWEAVDNIQPETGSQGASDQPGQLISFSEVLQHFQTVDLSPFKKRIQPTIRRTGLAALRHCLFGPPKLHQGLREERDLVLTIAQCGLDSQDPVHGRVLQTIYKKLTGSKFDCALLGDHWEDLGFQGANPATDLRGAGFLALLHLLYLVMDSKTLLMAQEIFRLSRHHIQQFPFCLMSVNITRIAIQALREECLSRECNRQQKVIPVVNSFYAATFLHLAQVWKTQQKTISDSGCVLKGSRLGALP, via the exons ATGAATGAAAAATCTTGCTCTTTCCATAATgagaaagaattaagaaatggACAG ATTGAAGGTGTGTCTGCTGGGTACTCCCTACCATGTGACGAGGACAACAGTGCTCTTCTGGCTTTCCGAGAAATTCCT ATCTCGCAGCTGAAGAACCGCAGCATCCTTCGGGCCCTGACAACTGAAGCTTGTGCGTGGGCGCCGGGCG TTGTGAGCCCAGAGGTGCTCAAAGCCCAAGGAGAATGGGAAGCCGTGGACAACATCCAGCCAGAGACAG GGAGCCAGGGCGCCTCAGACCAGCCTGGGCAGCTCATCTCCTTCAGTGAGGTCCTACAGCATTTCCAGACTGTTGACCTTTCCCCCTTCAAG AAAAGAATCCAACCAACAATTCGAAGGACTGGGCTTGCTGCCCTCCGGCACTGCCTCTTCGGGCCTCCAAAGCTCCACCAGGGCCTCCGTGAAGAAAGGGACTTGGTCCTGACCATTGCTCAGT GTGGCCTGGATAGCCAAGACCCAGTGCACGGCCGAGTCCTCCAGACCATCTACAAGAAGCTGACGGGCTCCAAGTTTGACTGTGCCCTCCTCGGAGATCACTGGGAAGATCTGGGCTTTCAGG GAGCAAACCCAGCCACAGACCTGAGAGGAGCAGGCTTCCTCGCCCTCCTGCATCTGCTCTACCTGGTGATGGACTCAAAGACCTTGCTGATGGCCCAGGAGATTTTCCGCCTGTCTCGTCACCATATCCAG CAATTTCCCTTCTGCTTGATGTCTGTGAACATCACCCGCATTGCAATCCAGGCCTTAAGGGAAGAATGTCTCTCCAG AGAGTGTAACCGGCAGCAGAAGGTGATCCCAGTGGTGAACAGCTTCTATGCCGCCACCTTCCTCCACCTCGCTCAGGTCTGGAAGACGCAGCAGAAGACCATCTCAGACTCAGGCTGTGTCCTCAAAG GCTCCAGGTTGGGGGCACTCCCTTGA
- the ELMOD3 gene encoding ELMO domain-containing protein 3 isoform X1: MNEKSCSFHNEKELRNGQIEGVSAGYSLPCDEDNSALLAFREIPISQLKNRSILRALTTEACAWAPGVVSPEVLKAQGEWEAVDNIQPETGSQGASDQPGQLISFSEVLQHFQTVDLSPFKKRIQPTIRRTGLAALRHCLFGPPKLHQGLREERDLVLTIAQCGLDSQDPVHGRVLQTIYKKLTGSKFDCALLGDHWEDLGFQGANPATDLRGAGFLALLHLLYLVMDSKTLLMAQEIFRLSRHHIQQFPFCLMSVNITRIAIQALREECLSRECNRQQKVIPVVNSFYAATFLHLAQVWKTQQKTISDSGCVLKDLEALAKKSPRRLLKTLEIYLAGVSKGQASLLGAQTCCGAQAPRSKDLTFTGVCDLPPPSAEGTRLS; this comes from the exons ATGAATGAAAAATCTTGCTCTTTCCATAATgagaaagaattaagaaatggACAG ATTGAAGGTGTGTCTGCTGGGTACTCCCTACCATGTGACGAGGACAACAGTGCTCTTCTGGCTTTCCGAGAAATTCCT ATCTCGCAGCTGAAGAACCGCAGCATCCTTCGGGCCCTGACAACTGAAGCTTGTGCGTGGGCGCCGGGCG TTGTGAGCCCAGAGGTGCTCAAAGCCCAAGGAGAATGGGAAGCCGTGGACAACATCCAGCCAGAGACAG GGAGCCAGGGCGCCTCAGACCAGCCTGGGCAGCTCATCTCCTTCAGTGAGGTCCTACAGCATTTCCAGACTGTTGACCTTTCCCCCTTCAAG AAAAGAATCCAACCAACAATTCGAAGGACTGGGCTTGCTGCCCTCCGGCACTGCCTCTTCGGGCCTCCAAAGCTCCACCAGGGCCTCCGTGAAGAAAGGGACTTGGTCCTGACCATTGCTCAGT GTGGCCTGGATAGCCAAGACCCAGTGCACGGCCGAGTCCTCCAGACCATCTACAAGAAGCTGACGGGCTCCAAGTTTGACTGTGCCCTCCTCGGAGATCACTGGGAAGATCTGGGCTTTCAGG GAGCAAACCCAGCCACAGACCTGAGAGGAGCAGGCTTCCTCGCCCTCCTGCATCTGCTCTACCTGGTGATGGACTCAAAGACCTTGCTGATGGCCCAGGAGATTTTCCGCCTGTCTCGTCACCATATCCAG CAATTTCCCTTCTGCTTGATGTCTGTGAACATCACCCGCATTGCAATCCAGGCCTTAAGGGAAGAATGTCTCTCCAG AGAGTGTAACCGGCAGCAGAAGGTGATCCCAGTGGTGAACAGCTTCTATGCCGCCACCTTCCTCCACCTCGCTCAGGTCTGGAAGACGCAGCAGAAGACCATCTCAGACTCAGGCTGTGTCCTCAAAG ACTTGGAAGCATTGGCCAAGAAGAGCCCAAGGCGTCTGCTCAAGACCCTGGAGATCTACTTGGCCGGTGTGTCGAAGGGACAGGCCTCCTTGTTGGGAGCACAGACGTGCTGTGGGGCACAGGCCCCTCGCTCCAAGGACCTCACTTTCACGGGTGTGTGTGACCTGCCTCCGCCCTCCGCTGAAGGCACGCGGCTGAGCTGA